The following coding sequences lie in one Rutidosis leptorrhynchoides isolate AG116_Rl617_1_P2 chromosome 4, CSIRO_AGI_Rlap_v1, whole genome shotgun sequence genomic window:
- the LOC139840196 gene encoding tetrapyrrole-binding protein, chloroplastic: MATTSLQSLNYRHQTPPLNRRQRCSLDSLPPPSLSFSIKSNTFKTYSLATSSSTSSTSSTTFDVLTHHLTTNNFREADNETRRLLIQLAGDSAVKRGYVFFSEVQFISESDLKAIDTLWRNNSNNKFGYSVQKRLFDKSDNDFTKFFIRVGWMKKLDTEVVQYNYRAFPEEFIWELNDETPEGHLPLTNALRGTQLLSCIFSHPAFAEEEQNVVEEEQEEKSKQNVVKGGGGVFKPNYSF, encoded by the coding sequence atggccACCACTTCTCTCCAATCGTTAAACTACCGCCACCAGACACCACCGCTAAACCGTCGTCAACGATGCTCACTAGACTCCCTTCCACCACCATCACTCTCATTTTCAATTAAATCAAACACATTCAAAACCTACTCACTCGCCACGTCATCATCCACCTCCTCCACGTCATCAACAACCTTCGACGTCCTCACTCACCACCTCACCACCAACAACTTCCGAGAAGCCGATAACGAAACTCGCCGTCTACTAATCCAACTCGCCGGAGACTCCGCCGTGAAACGAGGATACGTATTCTTCTCAGAAGTACAATTCATCTCAGAATCAGATCTTAAAGCAATCGATACGTTATGGAGAAACAACAGTAATAACAAATTCGGTTACTCCGTTCAAAAACGGTTATTTGATAAATCAGATAATGATTTTACGAAATTTTTTATTAGAGTTGGATGGATGAAGAAACTTGATACGGAAGTTGTACAGTACAACTACAGAGCGTTTCCTGAGGAATTTATTTGGGAGTTAAATGATGAAACGCCAGAAGGTCATCTGCCGTTAACCAATGCGTTACGTGGGACCCAGTTGCTGAGCTGTATTTTTAGTCATCCGGCTTTTGCTGAAGAAGAACAAAATGTTGttgaagaagaacaggaggaaaaAAGTAAGCAGAATGTTGTGAAAGGAGGAGGAGGAGTTTTTAAGCCTAATTATAGTTTTTGA